The Calothrix sp. PCC 7507 DNA segment TCCTTATATGCGCCAATTTACAGAGTTTGCGATCAATTGAGTTGTGCGATTGAGCGATCGCCCTCAATTTTGGAGAGGTAAACTGGCGTTGGCGATCGCTGTTGTGATCATTAAGCTCAAAACTGCCAAGAAACTGTTCCTTGTACTGTAAAAGGCTGTCCGTAGTACACACGATTACCTAGCGAACTTTCAAAATAATCTACGTCAAATAGATTTTTGAAATTGAGGGCGACTCTGAATTGATCGCGTTTATAGAAAATAGATGCATCAGTCCGAAAATAGCTAGGCACAGTATAGGTATTGTTAAAATCAACGCGATCGCCCACAAAAAACAAGCCAATTCCCGCCCCTAAGCCTTGCAAATCGCCTTTTTGAATTTCGTAGCTTGTCCACAAGTTAAAAGAGTGATTTGCGCTATTCGACAATCGGCTTCCAGGGGTCAATGTATTATCTTTAGTAACACGGGCATCAATATAAGCATAGCCCGCAAAAATATTCCATCCCGGTAAAACTTCACCCGCCAGATTCAGTTCAACCCCTCGGCTATTCTGCTCACCAACTTGGATGGAAAAGTTCGGTCTATTGGGGTCTTCTGTCGTCACATTAGTACGGGTCAAATCAAACAAGGACAGGGTTGCGGAAAGGCGATCGTTCAAATCTGCCTTTACCCCAACCTCATACTGATTACCACGTTCTGGCTTGAAGGAAGAGTCAACACCAAAAAAGTAGGAGCCACCTGGTGGAGTAAATGAACTTGTGTAACTGGTATAGAGAGAGATCGCAGGGATGGGTTGATAGACAATCCCAATGCGAGGACTGAATGCACTATCAGTCCCACTGCTCTCTGTGTTACTGATTAAATCTTCATATTTTCGATCAATAAAGTCAAACCGCCCACCCAATAAAAACTTCAAGTTATCTGTCAGTGCTACTTGGTCTTGCAGATAAATTCCTAATGAGTTTGTCTGCTGTCGAACCGCAAAAGAAGAAGGGACTTTTGTTCCTCGCGGTTGACCATATACAGGATTGAAGATATCAATTGATTCTGCCTCGAATTCATTAATTGCTGGATTGAAGTTGTCAAAGCGATTTAAATCAAATCCAAATAGTAGCTGATGCTGAATTGAACCTGTGGAGAACTTCCCGATCAGATTGGTCGTCATCGCATAATTTCTATTTTCAGAAGATCCTTCTGAAGCTGATCGCCTCCAAGTGCGATTATCTGGTTCTAAACCATTAGAATCGGTGCGGCGTTGAAAAAGATCACGAAATGCAAACGTAAACGCATTGTTTATCGACCAGTTTTCGTCAAATTTGTGGTCTAGTCGGTATCCCAGCCTGAAAATTGTCTGCTCAAAAGTATCAGAAGGTTCAGTCAGGTTGAGGGTGCGGGATACTTTCCCGTTTGGGTTAGGTAATACACTACCAATCACAGGTATGCCAGATGCGATCGTATCCCTTGTCCTGATGTATTCTGCTTCTAAGGTCAGGTTAGTTTTCTCTCCAAGCGCTATACTGACCACGGGCGATATATTTAAGCTTTCACCATTAAAGAAATCGACAAAACTACCTGAATTTCTGTAGGCTAAATTGAGACGATATAAGGCTGTCTTCGAGTCATTTAGCGGCCCCGACAAATCAACTGCACCTCGATAAAAACTATAGCTGCCAATAGTTGCGTCAACAGCATAAAAAGGGTCGCGCAAAGGGCGTTTAGATACGAGGTTGATGCTTCCCCCTGGATTACCCAAACCAAATAATACTGATGCGGGGCCTTTGAGAACTTCGACTCGCTCGATACTGGAAAGTTCACTCACTTGTCCAGCCAATGTGTCAATCAGTCCATCCCTGAGAAGATTCGTTTCTGTTACATCGAATCCGCGAATGCTATAAAAGGACAATGGTCCAAAGTTAAAAGTCTGATTGACACCAGCAACGTTTCTGAGTGCATCTTCTATGCGAGTAACTTGTTGGTCGCGTAATACTTGTTGTGGTACTACCTGAATCGATTGAGGAATGTCACGCAAAGGTGTATCAGTTTTTGTCCCAGTCGTAGTATTTGGTACGCGATACCCATCTTGTTCCCCCGTCACCACCAACTCAATTGGGGTATCCTGCTGTGCTGTTGGTGTCTCACTAGCTGGCTTTTCTGGTTGTGGCTGCGTCGCCGTTGCAGTAGATGTGACACCAAAAATTAAACCTTCATCACCATCAAATAACTCGACTACTGGTAAACTCTTCTCACCTACAACTGTGACTCGAACTGTTTTAGCATCAAAGTTAGTTACAGTTATCTCAGTAATTCCCGCAAGTGGTTTCTCTGAAAGGAAGGTGAAACTGTCACCTTTGGGCAAACGCAACTGAGCGTTGGGAATATCAGCAATAAAATTATTACCAGTACTGCTGTTAGTGATTTGTAATTGTTCCCCTTTGCTAGTTTGGAGAATTATCTCCACACCCTTTTCTGTGGGATTTGCCTTCACTCCCGTGATTGGAATAATTCCTTCTAATACGGGTGTTGGTGACTGTACCAAAATTTGGACACTGCGATCAGCATCAGCAGTCTCTCCCCATGCTGCTTGTATTCCCAGACTAAAAAATATAGTTGTCAGAAATAGCGAACGCTGCCACAAATTTAACACTGCTCACACCAAAGTTGATAAGAATTCTCAAAAAGATTACTCAAATCTCTAGTCTGATGGGAAGGCTTTTTTATCGCTAGACGGATTTTTTTTTATCGCTAGACGGATTTTTTTTGCTGCATTTGATATCGCTTGGGACAAAAACCGAGTTTTTGTTCCTAGAGGCGGTAGTCAAATAACAGTGACTGACAAATTCCACAATGTTAGCAATTTATGACACTTTCATCTCTGCAGTTTCTAGGAGTTAACGCGCTTGTTCTCAGCGATTCAGTTGAGTTGGCCTTCTCCCGTTATTCCACTTGAGGCAGTTTCTTGATTTTTCTTGGCTAAAAACGGATAAATAAACAAATAAACACCACTTACTGCCAGTGTTGCCATGAAGAATAAAAAGGACATTTCAATCAAATTGTGAATCCAGGGAGCAAACCATCCTAGCAACCCACGATGCTCTAAAAAATCAACACTATTGAAGCCATACTTCAGCAACTTGCCGCTATAAGCATCGATATACCACTCAAATAATTTTTTTTGATTTTCAAATCGATACATTCCTAGAGATGGGACATAGGCAATTTCATCAATATCTTTTAGGGTATTCACTCCTTTTGGATGTAAAGAGATAAAAGCCTGTGAAGCCTGTTCTAGAGAAAGCAATGGTGTGGTAGGTTCTGAAGTAATTTGCGTAGGTGGTTTGCCATCAACGATAGGTAAACCAGAACTAAAAGCAGGTGGAAGAGCGATTATTTCAATTAAGTAAATGCCAATAACTACGGCAAAATAAAGCCCAACCCATCGATGAATAGTTCGTGACCATCTTGATATAAACTGTTTGAATTTCATGATATTTACTTAGGTATAAATATTGTTAACTTTGACTGAAAGTTCTGTTCCACCTTTCAAATTAATTGTAGAGGAGCAATATCCGTTATCAGGATTTTGTAAAAAATCAACATAGGGTTTTAGTTTTCCCTTAAAGGTGTTGACATTATCAGAAACTATAATTCCACCGATGCGGATTAGTGGATTGAGTATTGTGATGATATCGAGAGCTAGGTTTGCCCAACCATCGATTAAAACCATATCAATGGGTTGATTGAGATTCTTGAGCGTTTCTAAGGCATTTCCTTCACGGATTTCCACATAGGTTTCTAGTCCGGCTTCAGCAATATTTTTTCTAGCCTGCACTACTTTCTCAGGTACAATTTCAGTGCCGATGACGATGCCACCACCGTTATCTCTGACTGCTGCTGCTAGATAAATGGTGGAAATACCAAATGAAGTGCCATATTCGACAATTGTTTTGGCATTGAGCGATCGCGCCAGCAAATACATAAATTCTCCCT contains these protein-coding regions:
- a CDS encoding PepSY domain-containing protein, encoding MKFKQFISRWSRTIHRWVGLYFAVVIGIYLIEIIALPPAFSSGLPIVDGKPPTQITSEPTTPLLSLEQASQAFISLHPKGVNTLKDIDEIAYVPSLGMYRFENQKKLFEWYIDAYSGKLLKYGFNSVDFLEHRGLLGWFAPWIHNLIEMSFLFFMATLAVSGVYLFIYPFLAKKNQETASSGITGEGQLN
- a CDS encoding TonB-dependent siderophore receptor, which gives rise to MLNLWQRSLFLTTIFFSLGIQAAWGETADADRSVQILVQSPTPVLEGIIPITGVKANPTEKGVEIILQTSKGEQLQITNSSTGNNFIADIPNAQLRLPKGDSFTFLSEKPLAGITEITVTNFDAKTVRVTVVGEKSLPVVELFDGDEGLIFGVTSTATATQPQPEKPASETPTAQQDTPIELVVTGEQDGYRVPNTTTGTKTDTPLRDIPQSIQVVPQQVLRDQQVTRIEDALRNVAGVNQTFNFGPLSFYSIRGFDVTETNLLRDGLIDTLAGQVSELSSIERVEVLKGPASVLFGLGNPGGSINLVSKRPLRDPFYAVDATIGSYSFYRGAVDLSGPLNDSKTALYRLNLAYRNSGSFVDFFNGESLNISPVVSIALGEKTNLTLEAEYIRTRDTIASGIPVIGSVLPNPNGKVSRTLNLTEPSDTFEQTIFRLGYRLDHKFDENWSINNAFTFAFRDLFQRRTDSNGLEPDNRTWRRSASEGSSENRNYAMTTNLIGKFSTGSIQHQLLFGFDLNRFDNFNPAINEFEAESIDIFNPVYGQPRGTKVPSSFAVRQQTNSLGIYLQDQVALTDNLKFLLGGRFDFIDRKYEDLISNTESSGTDSAFSPRIGIVYQPIPAISLYTSYTSSFTPPGGSYFFGVDSSFKPERGNQYEVGVKADLNDRLSATLSLFDLTRTNVTTEDPNRPNFSIQVGEQNSRGVELNLAGEVLPGWNIFAGYAYIDARVTKDNTLTPGSRLSNSANHSFNLWTSYEIQKGDLQGLGAGIGLFFVGDRVDFNNTYTVPSYFRTDASIFYKRDQFRVALNFKNLFDVDYFESSLGNRVYYGQPFTVQGTVSWQF
- a CDS encoding O-methyltransferase codes for the protein MHQSPKHSPISDRQIETVLNRLHKEANKQVGSLILHYLPQLPRLFLGKGIQWDQTKTDFYRDKYIPIEPDQGEFMYLLARSLNAKTIVEYGTSFGISTIYLAAAVRDNGGGIVIGTEIVPEKVVQARKNIAEAGLETYVEIREGNALETLKNLNQPIDMVLIDGWANLALDIITILNPLIRIGGIIVSDNVNTFKGKLKPYVDFLQNPDNGYCSSTINLKGGTELSVKVNNIYT